A genomic window from Agrobacterium tumefaciens includes:
- a CDS encoding ABC transporter substrate-binding protein, which yields MIKSLNKSMRILSTSAALSLMMLSAPHAFAATPADTLVEGFAIDDIITLDPGEAFELSAAEVTGNTYSKLVSIDLNDTSKVIGDLAESWTTSEDGLTYTFKLKSGLKFASGNPITADDVAFSFERAVKLDKSPAFLLTQFGLKGDNVNEKAKAADANTFVLTVDKPYAPSFVLNVLTATVASVVDKKLITEKAKSVTPSADYKYDTDFGNEFLKTGYAGSGPYKILGWKANEAVILEANPNYYGEKPKLKRVVYRHMKESSGQRLALENGDIDVARNLEPGDMEAVSKKEGLAVTSAPKGTVYYFSLNQKNENLKKPEVIEAFKYLVDYDAIGATIIKGIGEIHQTFLPKGQLGALDENPYKLDVAKAKELLAKAGLKDGFTVSMDVRNTQPVTGIAESVQQTLAQAGIKLEIIPGDGKQTLTKYRARTHDIYIGQWGSDYFDPNSNAETFTINYDNSDEGKNKTLAWRNAWDVPDLTKETQSALLEKDSAKRAAIYENLQKEVLAKGPFVIIFQQTEVAGYSAKLKGLKLGPSFDTNYVYTISKE from the coding sequence ATGATCAAATCGCTCAACAAGTCCATGCGTATCCTTAGCACCAGCGCTGCACTGTCGCTGATGATGCTGTCTGCGCCGCATGCTTTCGCCGCCACGCCGGCCGACACTCTGGTCGAAGGTTTCGCCATCGACGACATCATCACGCTCGATCCGGGCGAAGCATTCGAGCTGTCCGCAGCCGAAGTTACCGGCAACACCTACAGCAAGCTGGTTTCCATCGATCTCAACGACACCTCCAAGGTGATCGGCGATCTGGCCGAAAGCTGGACGACCTCCGAGGATGGTCTCACCTACACCTTCAAGCTGAAATCCGGCCTGAAATTCGCCTCCGGCAATCCGATCACCGCTGACGATGTGGCATTCTCCTTCGAGCGCGCCGTCAAGCTCGACAAGTCGCCGGCATTCCTGCTGACGCAGTTCGGCCTCAAGGGCGACAACGTCAATGAAAAAGCCAAGGCTGCGGATGCGAACACCTTCGTACTGACGGTCGACAAGCCCTATGCGCCGAGCTTCGTGCTGAACGTGCTCACCGCAACTGTCGCTTCGGTGGTCGACAAGAAGCTCATCACCGAAAAGGCGAAGTCCGTTACCCCGAGCGCCGATTACAAATACGACACGGATTTCGGTAATGAATTCCTGAAGACCGGTTATGCCGGTTCCGGCCCCTACAAGATCCTTGGCTGGAAGGCCAATGAAGCGGTCATCCTCGAGGCCAACCCGAATTATTACGGCGAGAAGCCGAAGCTGAAGCGCGTCGTCTATCGTCACATGAAGGAAAGCTCGGGCCAGCGCCTGGCGCTTGAAAACGGCGATATCGATGTGGCCCGCAACCTCGAGCCGGGCGATATGGAAGCCGTTTCCAAGAAGGAAGGCCTTGCCGTCACCTCCGCGCCGAAGGGCACCGTCTATTATTTCAGCCTCAACCAGAAGAACGAGAACCTGAAGAAGCCCGAGGTCATCGAAGCCTTCAAATATCTGGTCGATTACGACGCCATCGGTGCGACGATCATCAAGGGCATCGGCGAAATCCACCAGACCTTCCTGCCGAAGGGCCAGCTCGGCGCGCTTGACGAGAACCCCTACAAGCTCGACGTCGCCAAGGCGAAGGAACTTCTGGCCAAGGCCGGCCTGAAGGACGGCTTCACCGTGTCCATGGATGTGCGCAATACGCAGCCGGTAACCGGCATTGCCGAAAGCGTGCAGCAGACGCTGGCGCAGGCCGGCATCAAGCTCGAAATCATTCCGGGCGATGGCAAGCAGACGCTGACCAAGTACCGCGCCCGCACCCATGATATCTACATTGGCCAGTGGGGCTCGGACTATTTCGATCCGAACTCGAATGCCGAAACCTTCACCATCAACTACGACAATTCCGATGAGGGCAAGAACAAGACGCTCGCCTGGCGCAATGCCTGGGACGTTCCTGATCTGACCAAGGAAACCCAGTCGGCGCTTCTGGAGAAGGACAGCGCCAAGCGCGCCGCCATCTATGAAAACCTGCAGAAGGAAGTTCTGGCGAAGGGTCCCTTCGTCATCATCTTCCAGCAGACGGAAGTGGCGGGATATTCCGCCAAGCTCAAGGGCCTGAAGCTTGGACCGAGCTTCGACACCAACTACGTCTATACGATCTCCAAGGAATGA
- a CDS encoding ABC transporter permease, with translation MSIVETNSRARQGKRRANARVKAILGFAVTVITTFLGLMAVTFFIGRVVPIDPALAIVGDRAPAHVVERVREQLGLNLPLWQQFFLYLKQALSGDFGISVLTTNPVMEDIKRVFPATIELATIGTIIGAVFGIPLGVLAAVKRGSFADQVVRVIGLIGYSVPIFWLGLLALLVFYARLQWVAYPGRMDIVYEFTFTPVTGFFLIDAIWQRQWDVLWDLFRHIILPASLLGYFSLAYISRMTRSFMLNELAQEYIVAARAKGLSETRIIWFHALRNAAVPLVTVIALSYAGLLEGSVLTETIFAWPGLGLYITNSLQNADMNAVLGGTIVIGAIFVGINLFSDLLYRTLDPRTRSR, from the coding sequence TTGAGCATCGTTGAAACGAACAGCCGGGCGAGGCAGGGCAAACGCCGTGCCAACGCCCGTGTGAAGGCCATTCTCGGCTTCGCCGTCACCGTCATCACCACCTTTCTGGGGTTGATGGCGGTCACATTTTTCATTGGCCGTGTGGTGCCGATCGATCCCGCACTGGCGATCGTCGGCGACCGCGCGCCTGCGCATGTGGTCGAGCGGGTGCGTGAGCAGCTCGGCCTCAACCTGCCGCTCTGGCAGCAGTTCTTTCTTTATCTGAAGCAGGCGCTTTCGGGAGATTTCGGCATCTCCGTCCTCACCACCAATCCGGTGATGGAGGATATCAAGCGGGTGTTCCCGGCGACGATCGAACTTGCGACGATCGGCACCATCATCGGCGCCGTTTTCGGCATACCGCTCGGTGTGCTTGCCGCCGTCAAGCGCGGCAGCTTTGCCGACCAGGTGGTGCGCGTCATCGGCCTCATTGGTTATTCCGTGCCGATCTTTTGGCTGGGCCTCCTGGCGCTGCTGGTGTTTTACGCTCGGCTGCAATGGGTCGCTTATCCCGGCCGCATGGATATCGTCTATGAATTCACCTTCACGCCGGTCACGGGCTTTTTCCTGATCGACGCGATCTGGCAGCGGCAATGGGACGTGTTGTGGGACCTGTTCCGCCACATCATCCTGCCAGCCTCTCTGCTCGGTTATTTTTCACTGGCCTATATCAGCCGCATGACGCGTTCCTTCATGCTGAACGAACTTGCCCAGGAATATATCGTTGCGGCGCGCGCCAAGGGGCTTTCGGAAACCCGCATCATCTGGTTCCACGCGCTGCGCAACGCCGCCGTGCCGCTGGTGACGGTGATTGCGCTATCCTATGCCGGTCTGCTCGAAGGTTCGGTGCTGACCGAAACCATCTTCGCCTGGCCGGGGCTCGGCCTTTACATCACCAATTCCCTGCAGAATGCGGATATGAATGCCGTTCTTGGCGGCACGATCGTAATTGGCGCCATCTTTGTCGGCATCAATCTCTTCTCCGATCTGCTTTACCGGACGCTCGATCCAAGGACGCGCAGCCGATGA
- a CDS encoding ABC transporter permease, with protein sequence MTISTDTLKPYSREWLLSDRPASRRQARLGRAYVIWRRFSENRLALLGLGIIVALLFVALFANVLAPHNPVQGDLRNARLLPPGTEGYLLGTDDQGRDILSRLIHGSRLTLFVVLLVAIIAAPIGLIVGTVSGYAGGWVDAVLMRITDIFLAFPKLVLALALVAALGPGIENAVLAIAVTSWPPYARIARAETMTFRNSDFIAAVKLMGASPFRIVLKHVMPLCMSSLIVRVTLDMAGIILTAAGLGFLGLGAQPPLPEWGAMIASGRRFILDQWWVAAMPGIAILIVSLGFNLLGDGLRDALDPKEANQ encoded by the coding sequence ATGACGATTTCGACCGATACACTGAAACCTTACAGCCGCGAATGGCTGCTCTCCGACCGGCCGGCCTCGCGCAGACAGGCGCGCCTTGGCCGTGCCTATGTCATCTGGCGGCGCTTTTCGGAAAACCGGCTGGCGCTGCTGGGCCTCGGCATCATTGTTGCGCTGCTGTTCGTCGCGCTGTTTGCCAATGTGCTGGCACCGCACAATCCGGTGCAGGGCGATCTGCGCAATGCCCGGCTTCTGCCGCCGGGGACGGAAGGTTACCTGCTCGGCACGGATGATCAGGGGCGTGATATTCTCTCGCGTCTCATTCATGGCTCGCGGTTGACCCTCTTTGTCGTGCTGCTGGTGGCCATCATCGCGGCCCCCATCGGGCTCATCGTTGGCACCGTCTCGGGTTATGCCGGCGGCTGGGTGGATGCCGTTCTGATGCGCATCACCGATATCTTTCTGGCCTTTCCGAAACTGGTTCTGGCGCTGGCGCTGGTGGCCGCCCTTGGGCCGGGCATTGAAAACGCCGTGCTCGCCATCGCGGTCACCTCATGGCCGCCCTATGCGCGCATCGCACGCGCCGAAACCATGACCTTCCGCAATTCCGATTTCATCGCGGCGGTGAAACTCATGGGGGCCTCGCCTTTCCGCATCGTCCTGAAACACGTCATGCCGCTTTGCATGTCATCGCTCATCGTGCGTGTCACGCTCGATATGGCTGGCATCATCCTCACTGCCGCCGGTCTTGGCTTCCTTGGCCTTGGCGCGCAGCCGCCGCTGCCGGAATGGGGCGCGATGATCGCCTCCGGACGCCGGTTCATTCTCGATCAATGGTGGGTTGCCGCCATGCCGGGCATTGCGATCCTGATCGTCAGCCTCGGTTTCAACCTTCTGGGCGATGGCCTGCGCGATGCGCTGGACCCCAAGGAGGCGAACCAATGA
- a CDS encoding ABC transporter ATP-binding protein, with protein sequence MSAPLLTVENLRVSFPTRTGLVEAVRGVSFTLGRERLGIVGESGSGKSQTGRAIMGLTPKSARIEADALRFGDIDLLKASAKERRLMRGKRMAMILQDPKYSLNPVMPIGRQIMETLRTHEKIGSGEARQRTLAMLEAVQIRDPERVFDLYPHEVSGGMGQRVMIAMMLVCGPELLIADEPTSALDVTVQLEVLDILDKLVRDRGMGLIFVSHDLRLVSSFCDRVLVMYAGKVVEELASANLKEAKHPYTQGLLNCLPEIGGHRHPLPVLERKPEWRA encoded by the coding sequence ATGAGCGCACCGCTTCTGACTGTCGAGAACCTGCGCGTTTCCTTTCCCACCCGCACCGGGCTGGTGGAGGCGGTGCGCGGTGTCTCCTTCACGCTGGGACGCGAACGCCTCGGCATTGTCGGCGAATCCGGCTCCGGCAAATCGCAGACCGGCCGCGCCATCATGGGGCTGACCCCGAAAAGTGCGCGCATCGAGGCCGATGCCCTGCGCTTCGGGGATATCGATCTTCTCAAAGCTTCGGCGAAGGAAAGGCGGCTCATGCGCGGCAAGCGCATGGCCATGATCCTGCAGGACCCGAAATATTCGCTGAACCCGGTCATGCCCATCGGCCGCCAGATCATGGAAACGCTGCGCACCCATGAAAAGATCGGCAGCGGCGAGGCGCGCCAGCGCACGCTCGCCATGCTGGAAGCCGTGCAAATCCGCGATCCCGAGCGCGTCTTCGATCTTTACCCGCACGAGGTTTCAGGCGGCATGGGCCAGCGTGTCATGATCGCCATGATGCTGGTCTGCGGCCCGGAATTGCTGATCGCCGATGAGCCGACTTCGGCGCTCGACGTGACCGTTCAGCTCGAAGTGCTGGACATTCTCGACAAGCTGGTGCGGGATCGCGGCATGGGGCTGATTTTCGTCAGCCACGATCTGCGGCTGGTCTCGTCCTTCTGCGACCGTGTTCTCGTCATGTATGCCGGCAAGGTGGTGGAAGAGCTTGCTTCCGCCAATCTGAAAGAGGCGAAGCACCCCTATACGCAGGGCCTGCTGAACTGCCTGCCGGAAATCGGCGGCCACCGGCATCCGCTGCCGGTTCTGGAACGCAAGCCGGAGTGGCGCGCATGA
- a CDS encoding ABC transporter ATP-binding protein, with product MSSVLSVRDMVVDFDGYIALDRVSIDVAEGESFGIVGESGSGKSTLLRAIAGLNHFDEGSLMVAGRSYAGKRRDKSFYSDVQMVFQDPYGSLHPRQTVDALLLEPLVIHGLDNREQRIARALDEVGLGSGFRFRYSHQLSGGQRQRIAIARALIVEPKILLLDEPTSALDASIQAEILNLLEQARKDRNLTFVMVSHDLGVISHMCDRLAVMKSGKVVEMLQAEALESREFSADYTRQLLVASEGFKRA from the coding sequence ATGAGTTCAGTTCTTTCCGTTCGCGACATGGTGGTGGATTTCGACGGTTACATCGCGCTCGACCGCGTCAGCATCGATGTGGCAGAGGGCGAATCTTTTGGCATCGTCGGCGAGTCCGGTTCCGGCAAATCCACGCTGCTGCGCGCCATTGCCGGTCTCAACCATTTCGATGAAGGCTCCCTGATGGTGGCCGGACGCTCCTATGCCGGCAAGCGCCGCGACAAGAGCTTCTATAGCGATGTGCAGATGGTGTTTCAGGACCCCTATGGCTCGCTGCACCCGCGCCAGACGGTGGATGCGCTGCTGCTCGAACCGCTGGTCATCCACGGTCTGGATAATCGCGAGCAGCGCATTGCCCGCGCGCTGGATGAGGTGGGGCTCGGTTCCGGCTTCCGCTTCCGGTATTCGCACCAGCTTTCCGGCGGCCAGCGCCAGCGCATCGCCATTGCGCGTGCGCTGATCGTCGAGCCGAAAATCCTACTGCTGGATGAGCCGACTTCGGCCCTCGACGCCTCCATTCAGGCGGAAATCCTCAACCTGCTGGAACAGGCCCGCAAGGACCGCAATCTCACCTTCGTCATGGTCAGCCACGATCTCGGCGTCATCAGCCATATGTGCGATCGCCTTGCGGTGATGAAAAGCGGCAAGGTGGTGGAAATGTTGCAGGCGGAGGCGCTGGAAAGCCGGGAATTCAGCGCGGATTATACAAGGCAGCTGCTGGTGGCGAGCGAGGGCTTCAAGCGCGCTTGA
- a CDS encoding LysR family transcriptional regulator, producing MQLRALMYFDELVRTNSMRAAAENLNVAPTAVSRQIENLEYYFGSPLVERSSRGVKLTAAGELLAARAGKTLRELDHVHQLIDDLKGLQRGRVTVYANGATVANLLAPVLAQFSLKYPKLRFEVHITSARQAMEALGAAEADLVVSLFAPKVSGVKVRSRTRISYDAIFPAGHALAGQAEVSLKELASLPLALPDKSFAARQAFDTLFADGGIELDPVFITSSLEMLKELVLGHAAATLLPALSVAREIRSGQMVAVPLSGKKGIHTQIDLCVAPDRQLSFAASKLADFIERFMREATAG from the coding sequence ATGCAACTGCGCGCATTGATGTATTTCGACGAACTGGTCCGCACCAATTCCATGCGCGCCGCGGCGGAAAATCTGAATGTCGCGCCGACGGCGGTGAGCCGGCAGATCGAGAACCTCGAATATTATTTCGGCTCGCCGCTGGTGGAGCGTTCCAGCCGCGGCGTGAAGCTGACCGCTGCGGGCGAGCTGCTCGCCGCCCGCGCCGGCAAGACGTTGCGGGAACTCGACCATGTGCACCAACTGATCGACGATCTGAAAGGCCTGCAGCGCGGCCGGGTCACGGTCTATGCCAATGGCGCGACGGTGGCGAACCTTCTCGCGCCGGTGCTGGCGCAGTTCAGCCTGAAATACCCAAAACTGCGCTTCGAGGTGCATATTACCAGCGCCCGCCAGGCGATGGAGGCGCTGGGTGCTGCGGAAGCCGATCTGGTCGTCAGCCTGTTTGCCCCGAAGGTTTCCGGTGTGAAAGTGCGCTCGCGCACCCGTATCAGCTATGACGCGATCTTTCCCGCCGGTCATGCGCTTGCCGGGCAGGCGGAAGTCTCGCTCAAGGAGCTGGCCAGCCTGCCGCTCGCCCTGCCGGACAAGAGTTTTGCTGCGCGTCAGGCCTTCGACACGCTGTTTGCCGATGGGGGCATCGAGCTTGATCCCGTCTTCATTACCAGCTCTTTGGAAATGCTGAAGGAGCTGGTGCTGGGCCACGCCGCCGCCACGCTGCTGCCGGCGCTTTCGGTGGCGCGGGAAATCCGCAGCGGCCAGATGGTCGCCGTTCCGCTCTCCGGCAAGAAGGGCATCCATACCCAGATCGATCTCTGCGTTGCGCCCGACCGGCAATTGTCCTTCGCCGCCTCCAAGCTCGCCGATTTCATCGAGCGTTTCATGCGCGAGGCGACGGCGGGATAA
- a CDS encoding ABC transporter substrate-binding protein: MPRTYLSQAATLSRRTALSLALGTALWLPLSVTVAEAAPKTALTLGMAVEPAGLDPTIAAPVAIGQVTWQNVFEGLVKIDREGKVKPQLAESWEISADGKTYTFKLRKGVTFHDGEAFDSAVAKFALDRARGESSVNPQKRFFAAIDSIETPDAATLVLKLKQPAGSLLYWLGWPASVMVAPKSAENNRTTPVGTGPFKFVAWAKGDKVELQKNDAYWDKAVSVKLDKATFRFVSDPQAQAAALKSGDIDAFPEFGAPELMTSFDGDARLGTFVGNTELKVVAGMNNARKPFGDKRVRQALMMAVDRGTVIEGAWSGFGTAIGSHYTPNDRGYIDTTGIHPFDIDKAKALLAEAGYPDGFSFTIKAPQMAYAQRTSQILQAMFAELGVTMTIETTEFPAKWVADVLKGADYDMTIVAHAEPMDIDIYARDPYYFNYKNPTFNEVVANVEKTADAGEQEKLYGEAQKILAEDVPALFLFVMPKLGVWDKKVKGLWENEPIPSNVLTDVHWEE, from the coding sequence ATGCCACGCACTTATCTTTCGCAGGCGGCAACGCTTTCGCGCCGTACCGCGCTGAGCCTTGCATTGGGCACGGCGCTCTGGCTGCCGCTTTCGGTAACGGTTGCCGAAGCCGCGCCGAAAACAGCGCTGACGCTTGGCATGGCGGTGGAGCCGGCCGGTCTCGATCCGACCATCGCCGCCCCCGTCGCCATCGGCCAGGTCACCTGGCAGAATGTCTTCGAAGGTCTGGTGAAGATCGACCGAGAAGGCAAGGTGAAGCCGCAGCTTGCCGAAAGCTGGGAGATTTCTGCTGATGGCAAGACCTATACGTTCAAGCTGCGCAAGGGCGTGACCTTCCATGATGGCGAGGCCTTCGATTCCGCTGTCGCGAAATTTGCGCTGGATCGGGCGCGTGGCGAAAGCTCGGTCAATCCGCAGAAACGCTTCTTCGCCGCCATCGACAGTATCGAGACGCCGGATGCCGCAACGCTGGTGCTGAAGCTGAAGCAGCCGGCCGGCAGTCTTCTCTACTGGCTGGGTTGGCCAGCCTCCGTGATGGTGGCGCCAAAAAGCGCGGAGAATAACCGTACCACTCCTGTCGGCACCGGCCCGTTCAAATTCGTGGCCTGGGCCAAGGGCGACAAGGTCGAGTTGCAGAAGAACGACGCCTATTGGGACAAGGCCGTTTCGGTAAAGCTCGACAAGGCGACCTTCCGTTTCGTCTCCGATCCGCAGGCGCAGGCCGCTGCACTGAAATCCGGCGATATCGATGCCTTCCCGGAATTCGGCGCACCGGAACTGATGACCTCCTTCGATGGCGACGCGCGCCTCGGCACCTTCGTTGGCAATACCGAGCTGAAGGTCGTGGCCGGCATGAACAATGCCCGCAAGCCCTTTGGCGACAAGCGCGTGCGTCAGGCGCTGATGATGGCGGTGGATCGCGGCACCGTCATTGAAGGCGCCTGGTCCGGCTTCGGCACGGCCATCGGCAGCCATTACACCCCGAATGACCGCGGCTATATCGATACGACGGGCATTCACCCCTTTGATATCGACAAGGCCAAGGCGCTGCTTGCGGAAGCCGGTTATCCAGATGGTTTCAGCTTCACCATCAAGGCCCCGCAAATGGCCTATGCCCAGCGGACCTCGCAAATCCTGCAGGCGATGTTTGCCGAACTCGGCGTGACCATGACCATCGAGACCACCGAGTTTCCGGCGAAATGGGTGGCGGATGTTCTCAAAGGCGCGGATTACGACATGACCATCGTTGCCCATGCGGAGCCGATGGATATCGATATTTATGCGCGCGATCCCTATTATTTCAATTACAAGAACCCGACCTTCAACGAGGTCGTGGCGAATGTCGAAAAGACAGCGGATGCCGGCGAGCAGGAAAAGCTCTATGGTGAAGCCCAGAAAATCCTCGCGGAAGATGTGCCGGCTCTCTTCCTTTTCGTCATGCCGAAACTCGGCGTCTGGGACAAGAAGGTGAAGGGGCTGTGGGAAAACGAGCCCATTCCCTCGAATGTGCTGACGGATGTGCATTGGGAAGAGTGA
- a CDS encoding ABC transporter permease — MLAVLIRRLLSLVITLFAVSLIIYVVMGLLPGDPAAIMLGTSASPDTLAALQKQMGLDQPLPLRYLHWLAGVFHGDLGQSYTYGVPVAGLILERLAVTLPLALLAVCLSVAIAIPLGVAAARSRNGALDFAAGLFSHVGIAVPGFWVGLLLIIVFSTTLGWMPAGGFPGWTPSFSAGLTALILPAVALALSQAGVLTRVCRSAVLEVMNEDFVRTARAKGLSERVALWRHAVPNAMIPVVTMIGLQFTFLIAGAVLVENVFNLPGLGRLAYQALTQRDIVVMQSVVLFFSALVIVMNFVVDIAYLFIDPRLRAGAR; from the coding sequence ATGTTAGCCGTCCTCATCCGGCGTCTTTTAAGCCTCGTCATCACCCTGTTTGCCGTTTCCCTCATCATCTATGTCGTCATGGGCCTGCTGCCGGGCGATCCGGCGGCCATCATGCTCGGAACCTCGGCGAGCCCCGATACGCTCGCGGCGCTGCAGAAGCAGATGGGCCTCGATCAGCCGCTGCCGCTGCGTTATCTCCACTGGCTGGCCGGCGTGTTTCATGGCGATCTCGGGCAATCCTATACCTATGGCGTGCCGGTGGCGGGGCTGATCTTGGAGCGGCTCGCCGTTACCCTGCCGCTTGCGCTGCTGGCCGTTTGCCTTTCGGTGGCCATTGCCATTCCGCTCGGCGTGGCGGCGGCGCGGAGCCGTAACGGGGCGCTGGATTTTGCGGCCGGGCTGTTTTCGCATGTGGGCATTGCCGTGCCCGGTTTCTGGGTCGGCCTGCTGCTCATCATCGTTTTTTCCACCACGCTCGGCTGGATGCCGGCCGGCGGTTTTCCCGGCTGGACGCCGAGCTTTTCAGCGGGTCTCACGGCGCTCATCCTTCCGGCGGTCGCGCTGGCGCTGTCGCAGGCCGGAGTTCTTACACGCGTCTGCCGCTCCGCCGTGCTGGAAGTGATGAATGAGGATTTCGTGCGCACTGCCCGAGCCAAGGGTCTGAGCGAGCGGGTGGCGCTGTGGCGGCATGCGGTGCCGAATGCGATGATCCCCGTCGTCACCATGATCGGCCTGCAATTCACCTTCCTCATTGCCGGCGCGGTGCTGGTGGAAAATGTCTTCAACCTGCCGGGTCTCGGGCGGCTTGCCTACCAGGCGCTGACCCAGCGCGATATCGTCGTCATGCAATCCGTTGTGCTGTTTTTCTCGGCGCTGGTGATCGTCATGAATTTCGTGGTCGATATCGCCTATCTCTTCATCGATCCGAGACTGCGGGCAGGTGCGCGATGA
- a CDS encoding ABC transporter permease has protein sequence MMRLIRRRPAFALGIAVTVFLVAVALLSLVWTPVSPTKMQIVQKLKSPFVYGGLGTDHFGRDVLSMLMAGAWNSLSTSIAAVAIGAFIGTTIGVAVAALRGFTETVVMRICDIIFAVPPILSAMMLGAFIGTGRFTAIIAIATFMVPVFARLTLGAALQIWSREYVTAATSIGQNRAKITLFHIVPNISNQIIVQVTIQLGLAILTEAGLSFLGLGMPPPAATWGRMLADAQTYLGVAPWLAIMPGLAIALAVFGLNLLGDGLRDLLDPRDTS, from the coding sequence ATGATGCGATTGATCCGTCGCCGCCCCGCCTTTGCCCTCGGCATCGCCGTCACGGTCTTTCTGGTCGCAGTCGCCCTGCTGTCGCTGGTCTGGACGCCGGTGTCCCCCACAAAGATGCAGATCGTCCAGAAGCTGAAATCGCCCTTCGTTTATGGCGGCCTCGGCACGGATCATTTCGGCCGCGACGTGTTGTCGATGTTGATGGCCGGTGCGTGGAATTCGCTCTCCACCTCCATCGCCGCCGTCGCCATTGGCGCATTTATCGGCACGACCATCGGCGTTGCGGTTGCGGCGCTGCGCGGTTTCACCGAAACCGTGGTCATGCGCATCTGCGACATCATTTTCGCCGTGCCGCCCATCCTGTCGGCCATGATGCTCGGCGCCTTCATCGGCACAGGCCGTTTTACCGCCATCATCGCCATCGCCACCTTCATGGTGCCGGTCTTTGCCCGGCTGACGCTGGGGGCGGCGTTGCAGATATGGTCGCGGGAATATGTCACCGCCGCCACCAGCATCGGCCAGAACCGCGCCAAGATCACGCTTTTCCATATCGTGCCGAATATTTCCAACCAGATCATCGTGCAGGTGACGATCCAGCTCGGTCTTGCGATATTGACGGAAGCAGGCCTTTCCTTCCTCGGTCTTGGCATGCCGCCGCCCGCCGCCACCTGGGGGCGGATGCTGGCCGATGCCCAGACCTATCTTGGCGTGGCACCCTGGCTCGCCATCATGCCCGGCCTTGCGATCGCGCTCGCCGTCTTCGGCCTCAATCTTCTCGGCGACGGCCTGCGCGACCTGCTGGACCCGCGCGATACCAGCTGA